A single Xylella taiwanensis DNA region contains:
- the lspA gene encoding signal peptidase II has protein sequence MTKPSHSNALIWLLLSVGVIALDQCTKAWVLSSLPEYIPVPVINGFWNWYRSYNTGAAFSLLSEAGGWQLWFFVALAVGISGVLMFWLSRTPRREWRSALPYALIIGGAIGNVIDRLMHGHVVDFIQWHVGSYYWPSFNVADSAIVAGAIGIAVFGLLNGKHHSKTG, from the coding sequence ATGACCAAACCATCCCACTCCAACGCGCTGATCTGGTTACTGCTTTCGGTCGGCGTCATTGCTCTGGACCAATGCACCAAAGCTTGGGTCCTATCCAGCCTGCCCGAATACATCCCCGTGCCAGTGATTAATGGGTTCTGGAATTGGTACCGCAGCTACAATACCGGCGCAGCGTTCAGCTTACTTAGCGAAGCGGGTGGTTGGCAGCTGTGGTTCTTCGTGGCATTGGCTGTTGGCATCAGTGGCGTGCTGATGTTCTGGCTCTCACGTACTCCACGGCGCGAATGGCGCAGCGCATTGCCCTATGCGCTGATCATTGGAGGAGCCATTGGTAACGTGATTGACCGACTGATGCATGGTCACGTAGTCGATTTCATCCAATGGCACGTGGGTTCCTATTACTGGCCTTCGTTTAACGTTGCAGATTCGGCCATTGTCGCTGGTGCCATCGGTATTGCCGTGTTTGGCCTACTGAACGGCAAGCACCACTCAAAAACAGGATAA
- a CDS encoding helix-turn-helix domain-containing protein, giving the protein MKQGELADLLGISKSYLSELERGEKKVSLNVLNKYASVFDVPASTFLSFMEALEGESETRRARAEKLLSVLSWTIENESADDQTRLNKEAN; this is encoded by the coding sequence ATGAAGCAGGGCGAACTCGCTGATTTGCTGGGAATCTCGAAGTCTTATTTGTCAGAGCTTGAACGAGGCGAAAAGAAGGTGAGCCTCAATGTGTTGAACAAATATGCCAGTGTCTTTGATGTTCCGGCTTCGACGTTTTTAAGTTTCATGGAAGCACTCGAAGGTGAATCAGAAACAAGACGCGCCCGTGCTGAGAAGCTACTAAGCGTCCTCTCATGGACAATTGAGAATGAATCAGCAGACGACCAAACCCGTCTCAACAAAGAGGCGAACTGA
- a CDS encoding reverse transcriptase family protein yields the protein MNQQTTKPVSTKRRTERYRIASSHLYGIRRHTKLAEILWWAGTAGQLQTFTRQPDNYTRYIDTSKPGKDRLIEAPARRLKGFQRRLLDLLIRIELPDYLHSARPGYSYLSNSAAHCKADGSTVTMDIDSFYQSVTLHRVAQFFEQKLNCAPDVSETLAHLLCCDGHLATGSPASPLLSFWAYHNLFDSINDRVRSRGGVFTLYIDDMAITGNGFGHTDARWVGRLIRRSGLRLKDSKTRVFRADAAKLITGRACRNGVSRAPNKQHRKMREAQAQLEQNPHDLTLRASVAGLKRHLALLDDVKRDQHRADASRISKRH from the coding sequence ATGAATCAGCAGACGACCAAACCCGTCTCAACAAAGAGGCGAACTGAGCGGTACAGGATCGCTTCGTCACACCTGTATGGCATTCGGCGTCATACAAAACTTGCTGAAATCCTTTGGTGGGCCGGCACAGCAGGGCAACTACAGACCTTCACTCGCCAGCCCGACAACTACACGAGATACATCGACACATCGAAGCCTGGCAAGGATCGTCTTATTGAAGCACCTGCCCGTAGGCTAAAGGGTTTTCAGAGGCGCTTACTTGACCTTCTTATTCGCATTGAGCTTCCCGATTATCTGCACTCTGCGCGCCCTGGCTACTCGTACTTGAGCAATTCTGCAGCACACTGCAAGGCTGACGGCTCCACCGTCACGATGGATATTGATTCGTTCTATCAATCAGTAACACTGCATCGCGTCGCACAATTCTTTGAACAGAAGCTCAACTGTGCACCTGATGTGTCAGAGACACTTGCGCATCTGCTTTGCTGCGATGGACACCTAGCCACAGGAAGTCCCGCCAGCCCACTTTTGTCTTTTTGGGCATATCACAATTTGTTTGACTCTATCAATGACAGAGTGCGGTCACGCGGCGGGGTCTTCACGCTCTATATTGACGACATGGCCATAACCGGCAATGGCTTCGGCCATACAGACGCACGCTGGGTCGGTCGCCTTATACGCCGCTCAGGATTGAGACTAAAGGACTCAAAGACGCGCGTTTTCCGAGCCGATGCCGCCAAGCTCATTACAGGACGCGCCTGTCGAAACGGAGTCAGTAGGGCTCCGAATAAGCAGCACCGTAAGATGCGGGAAGCTCAAGCGCAGCTAGAACAAAACCCGCATGATCTAACGCTACGCGCGAGTGTGGCCGGGTTAAAGCGCCACCTCGCACTGCTTGATGATGTAAAACGTGATCAACATCGTGCGGATGCGTCGAGAATCAGCAAACGACATTAA
- the ispH gene encoding 4-hydroxy-3-methylbut-2-enyl diphosphate reductase: MKVLLANPRGFCAGVDRAIEIVKRTIEMLGTPIYVRHEVVHNRFVVDDLKQRGAVFVEELHQVPDGATVIFSAHGVSQAVRREAAQRGLKVFDATCPLVTKVHLDVARHCRAGRDMVLIGHAGHPEVEGTMGQWDQERGAGHIYLVENIDDVAMLDVTQPHHLAYTTQTTLSVDDTRSIIEALRRRFPTIQGPKNDDICYATQNRQDAVRNLARACDLVLVVGSPNSSNSNRLSELAQREGVVSYLIDSAAEIDPAWVIGKHHIGVTAGASAPQVLVDGVLARLYELGAESVLEQSGTPESMVFALPKELRLQLVG; encoded by the coding sequence ATGAAAGTCCTGCTTGCCAATCCTCGAGGTTTCTGCGCCGGCGTTGACCGCGCCATCGAAATCGTCAAACGCACCATCGAGATGCTGGGAACCCCCATCTACGTCCGTCACGAAGTCGTGCATAACCGTTTCGTCGTTGATGATTTGAAGCAACGCGGTGCGGTGTTCGTTGAAGAACTGCATCAGGTCCCCGATGGAGCAACAGTGATTTTCAGCGCCCACGGCGTATCGCAGGCCGTGCGTCGCGAAGCGGCGCAGCGTGGACTGAAAGTGTTTGACGCCACCTGCCCGCTGGTGACCAAGGTGCATCTGGACGTGGCTCGCCACTGCCGCGCCGGACGTGACATGGTACTCATCGGTCATGCTGGACACCCGGAGGTGGAGGGCACTATGGGGCAGTGGGACCAGGAGCGTGGTGCTGGCCATATCTATTTGGTTGAGAACATCGACGATGTCGCCATGCTGGATGTAACCCAACCGCACCACCTGGCCTATACCACCCAAACCACGCTGTCGGTGGACGACACGCGCAGCATCATCGAGGCGTTACGCAGGCGCTTCCCAACCATCCAAGGGCCGAAGAACGATGACATTTGCTATGCCACCCAGAACCGCCAGGATGCGGTGCGGAATCTGGCCCGAGCATGCGACTTGGTGCTGGTCGTCGGCTCGCCAAACAGCTCCAACTCCAACCGGCTGAGCGAATTGGCGCAACGCGAGGGCGTCGTGTCCTACCTGATCGACAGTGCTGCTGAGATCGATCCCGCCTGGGTCATTGGTAAGCACCACATCGGTGTCACCGCGGGTGCCTCTGCACCGCAAGTGCTGGTCGATGGTGTGCTGGCACGGCTGTACGAACTAGGTGCAGAAAGTGTGTTGGAACAAAGCGGCACACCGGAATCGATGGTCTTCGCACTCCCCAAGGAACTGCGCCTGCAACTGGTGGGTTGA
- the ileS gene encoding isoleucine--tRNA ligase, whose protein sequence is MSQDYKATLHLPATDFPMRGDLPKREPAMLERWEREGLYTQLRARTKGRPLFVLHDGPPYANGQIHLGHAVNKILKDIIIKSKHLDGFDAPYIPGWDCHGLPIEIAIEKKYGKVGVTLDAVQFRQKCREYAAEQIELQRRDFKRLGVIGDWDAPYKTLDFRFEANEIRALAKIVDKGHLVRGVKPVHWCFDCGSALAEAEIEYADKTSPMVDVAYPVLDPTAFAAVFNVTVPSDVQLAVPIWTTTPWTLPASLAVSVGPTLDYVLVEGPAHSGHRRWLVLAEALAEKALARYGIGAVVVHGRAKGAALDLHMLAHPFYAERQIPLLLGNHVSAEDGTGAVHTAPGHGQEDYQVSQQYGLLGRYSSAQLNPVDDRGVYLPSTPPLGEIPLAGLHIWKANSVIVEALRARGALLAAGEMRHSYPHCWRHKTPIAFRATPQWFISMEQAGLRADALQAIAQVAWYPGWGQARIAGMIANRPDWTISRQRTWGVPIPLFVHRESGEPHPRSTALMRQVAERVEQQGVDVWYSLDQAELLGTETDQYEKITDILDVWFDSGITHDAVLTEGGLPKPADLYLEGADQHRGWFQSSLLTSVAMDNAAPYKQCLTHGFTVDEHGRKMSKSLGNGIEPQDIMKTLGADILRLWIASADYSNEMSLSQEILKRNADAYRRIRNTARFLLGNLHGFDPAVHLVALNDMVALDRWIVHRAFELQETIKAAYTRYDFAEIVQAVLNFCSVDLGSLYLDVTKDRLYTMREDAPGRRSAQTAMFHVTEALVRWIAPILSFTADELWTYLPGDHADNVLFVTWYAGLAPLPGNAPLTVTDFDKLLMLRDQVTKVLEPMRANGVIGAALEAEITVAADADSAARWQSLTEELRFLFISGDVTVTVANTDGVFVSAQPTTKAKCARCWHYRADVGADPRHPELCGRCVSNVEGPGEVRRWF, encoded by the coding sequence GTGAGCCAAGACTACAAAGCCACCCTCCATCTGCCCGCAACCGACTTCCCAATGCGTGGCGACCTCCCCAAGCGTGAGCCGGCCATGCTGGAACGTTGGGAACGTGAGGGACTTTACACACAGCTGCGCGCCCGTACCAAGGGCCGCCCTCTGTTCGTCCTGCATGATGGCCCACCCTACGCCAATGGTCAGATCCACCTTGGCCATGCCGTCAACAAGATCCTCAAAGACATCATCATCAAGTCCAAGCACCTGGATGGTTTCGACGCACCGTACATTCCGGGCTGGGATTGCCACGGCTTGCCCATCGAGATCGCCATCGAAAAGAAATACGGCAAGGTGGGTGTCACCTTGGATGCGGTGCAGTTCCGCCAAAAGTGCCGCGAGTATGCTGCCGAGCAGATCGAGTTGCAGCGTCGCGATTTCAAGCGCCTGGGCGTGATTGGTGACTGGGACGCCCCATACAAGACGCTTGACTTCCGCTTCGAAGCCAACGAGATCCGTGCGCTTGCCAAGATCGTCGATAAAGGCCACCTGGTCCGTGGTGTCAAGCCAGTGCATTGGTGCTTCGACTGCGGTTCGGCACTGGCCGAAGCGGAGATCGAATATGCCGACAAAACCTCTCCCATGGTGGATGTTGCCTATCCAGTGCTTGACCCCACGGCGTTTGCAGCGGTATTCAACGTCACGGTGCCGTCTGATGTTCAGCTCGCCGTGCCGATTTGGACCACCACACCGTGGACACTCCCTGCTTCGCTGGCCGTCTCTGTGGGACCAACACTGGACTACGTCTTGGTTGAAGGGCCGGCGCACTCCGGGCACCGCCGCTGGTTAGTGCTGGCCGAGGCACTGGCCGAGAAAGCACTGGCACGCTACGGCATCGGCGCAGTGGTGGTACATGGGCGCGCCAAGGGGGCCGCGCTCGATCTGCACATGTTGGCGCATCCATTTTATGCCGAGCGCCAGATCCCGTTGCTGCTTGGTAACCATGTTTCGGCTGAAGACGGTACCGGCGCGGTACACACCGCGCCTGGTCACGGCCAGGAAGACTACCAAGTCTCTCAGCAATACGGGTTACTGGGCCGGTATAGCAGCGCGCAACTCAACCCCGTCGACGACCGCGGCGTCTACTTGCCTTCGACCCCGCCACTTGGTGAGATCCCACTGGCCGGTCTGCATATCTGGAAGGCCAACTCTGTCATTGTCGAAGCGTTGCGTGCTCGCGGCGCGTTGCTTGCCGCCGGTGAAATGCGTCATAGCTACCCGCACTGCTGGCGCCACAAAACCCCCATCGCGTTCCGCGCCACACCGCAGTGGTTCATCTCTATGGAGCAGGCTGGCTTGCGTGCGGATGCGCTGCAGGCCATCGCGCAGGTTGCTTGGTACCCCGGATGGGGGCAGGCACGCATCGCCGGTATGATCGCAAACCGTCCGGACTGGACCATCTCACGGCAACGCACCTGGGGCGTGCCGATTCCACTCTTTGTACACCGTGAGAGTGGAGAACCCCATCCGCGCAGTACCGCGTTGATGCGCCAAGTGGCGGAGCGCGTCGAGCAGCAAGGTGTGGACGTCTGGTACTCGCTGGATCAAGCGGAGTTGCTGGGTACCGAAACCGATCAATACGAGAAGATCACCGACATTCTCGACGTCTGGTTTGATTCTGGTATCACCCACGATGCCGTCCTCACCGAGGGCGGCCTGCCTAAACCTGCTGATCTGTATCTGGAGGGGGCCGACCAACACCGCGGTTGGTTCCAATCTTCGCTGCTGACCAGCGTGGCAATGGACAATGCTGCACCGTATAAACAATGCCTGACCCACGGTTTCACTGTGGACGAGCACGGCCGCAAGATGTCCAAATCGTTGGGCAATGGTATCGAGCCACAGGACATCATGAAGACCCTGGGCGCGGACATCCTGCGCTTGTGGATTGCCTCCGCTGACTACAGCAACGAGATGTCTCTCTCCCAGGAGATCCTCAAGCGCAACGCTGACGCCTATCGGCGTATCCGCAACACGGCCCGCTTCTTACTGGGCAACCTGCATGGCTTTGATCCCGCCGTACACCTGGTGGCCCTGAACGACATGGTGGCTTTAGATCGCTGGATCGTACATCGCGCCTTTGAGTTGCAAGAGACCATCAAGGCGGCTTACACGCGTTACGACTTCGCCGAGATCGTGCAGGCCGTGTTGAATTTCTGCAGCGTGGACCTGGGGTCGCTGTACCTGGACGTCACCAAAGATCGCTTGTACACCATGCGTGAAGACGCCCCTGGCCGGCGTTCTGCACAGACCGCGATGTTCCATGTCACTGAAGCCTTGGTGCGTTGGATCGCACCGATATTAAGTTTCACGGCTGACGAACTGTGGACCTATTTGCCGGGTGACCACGCGGACAATGTGCTTTTCGTCACCTGGTACGCAGGCTTGGCGCCATTGCCAGGCAACGCACCGCTGACGGTGACCGACTTCGATAAGTTACTGATGTTGCGCGACCAAGTCACCAAAGTGTTGGAACCGATGCGCGCCAACGGCGTGATCGGTGCTGCATTGGAAGCAGAAATCACCGTCGCTGCTGATGCTGATAGCGCCGCACGCTGGCAATCGCTGACCGAGGAGCTGCGCTTTCTGTTCATCAGTGGTGATGTGACCGTGACGGTGGCTAATACTGACGGCGTCTTTGTCAGTGCCCAGCCAACCACCAAAGCCAAATGCGCCCGCTGCTGGCATTATCGTGCCGATGTCGGTGCCGACCCAAGGCATCCGGAACTCTGCGGGCGTTGTGTCAGTAACGTCGAGGGTCCAGGTGAAGTGCGTCGTTGGTTCTGA
- a CDS encoding bifunctional riboflavin kinase/FAD synthetase — protein sequence MGRVFRDIEGGRLFPHGSVVCIGAFDGLHLGHQALVRRAFQHATALDVPTVALSFEPLPREFFAPAAPPPRLTLTRAKIEGLHRFGADSVGLLRFDTRLAAMRAQAFVEHVLVGRLGVREVLIGPQFRFGHQRSGDIALLQQLGLRYGFTATEIAPLHRHGERVSATRIRTLLAAGHFAHVAELLGRPYMIGGHVVRGRQIGSTLGYPTANMRFPHPLALAGIYATWVHGIFEQPWPSVSSFGTRPTVGGVEPLLEVHLFDFQGDLYGRRIDVEFVAKLRDEATFPDLPTMTTQIHRDAQEARRILSEHRLRATA from the coding sequence ATGGGTAGGGTGTTTAGAGATATCGAAGGTGGGAGGCTGTTCCCGCATGGAAGTGTCGTTTGCATCGGCGCTTTTGATGGTCTGCATCTGGGTCATCAAGCGCTCGTCCGTCGTGCGTTTCAACATGCAACGGCCTTGGATGTCCCCACCGTGGCACTGAGCTTCGAACCGCTGCCACGCGAATTTTTCGCCCCTGCCGCCCCGCCCCCGCGTTTGACCTTGACACGCGCCAAGATCGAGGGGCTGCACCGTTTCGGTGCCGACAGCGTCGGCTTGCTGCGTTTCGACACCCGACTTGCAGCGATGCGTGCTCAAGCCTTCGTCGAGCATGTTCTGGTTGGGCGCTTGGGGGTACGCGAGGTTTTGATTGGGCCGCAGTTCCGTTTTGGGCATCAGCGCAGCGGTGATATCGCGCTGTTGCAGCAATTGGGCCTGAGGTACGGTTTCACAGCCACCGAGATTGCACCCTTACACCGGCATGGTGAGCGCGTCTCTGCAACCAGAATCCGCACACTGTTGGCCGCAGGCCATTTTGCCCACGTGGCTGAGCTGCTGGGCCGACCCTACATGATCGGCGGGCACGTTGTGCGTGGCCGGCAGATTGGCAGCACTCTGGGCTACCCGACGGCGAATATGCGTTTCCCGCATCCCCTCGCACTGGCCGGCATTTATGCGACCTGGGTGCATGGCATCTTCGAGCAGCCATGGCCTTCGGTCTCCAGCTTCGGGACCCGGCCCACCGTCGGCGGTGTGGAACCGCTGCTGGAGGTGCATCTGTTCGATTTCCAAGGCGATCTATATGGACGCCGTATCGACGTCGAATTTGTCGCAAAACTACGTGACGAAGCGACATTCCCTGATCTCCCGACAATGACCACACAGATACATCGCGACGCCCAAGAGGCGCGTCGCATTCTTTCCGAACATAGACTGCGAGCCACCGCGTGA